From Rhodopseudomonas palustris, a single genomic window includes:
- the frc gene encoding formyl-CoA transferase, which produces MTKALDGVRVLDFTHVQSGPTCTQLLAWFGADVIKVERPGSGDITRGQLQDIPKVDSLYFTMLNHNKRSITLDTKNPKGKEVLTALIRACDVLVENFGPGVLDRMGFTWEKIQEINPRMIVASIKGFGPGPYEDCKVYENVAQCTGGAASTTGFRDGVPLVTGAQIGDSGTGLHLALGIVTALYQRHHTGRGQRVTAAMQDGVLNLCRVKLRDQQRLAHGPLKEYSQFGEGIEFGEAVPRAGNDSGGGQPGRILKCKGWEQDPNAYIYVITQAPVWEKICDVIGETGWKTHPDYATPPARLSRLNEIFARIEQWTMTRTKFEAMEILNADDIPCGPILSMKELAEDQSLRATGTIVEVDHPARGKYLSVGNPIKLSDSPTEVKRSPLLGEHTDEILREVLGYSDAHLAEIHQSGATAPPQKRAAE; this is translated from the coding sequence ATGACCAAGGCGCTCGACGGCGTTCGCGTTCTCGACTTCACCCACGTGCAGTCCGGCCCGACCTGCACGCAGCTACTCGCATGGTTCGGCGCCGACGTGATCAAGGTCGAGCGCCCCGGCTCCGGCGACATCACCCGTGGTCAGCTCCAGGACATCCCGAAAGTGGACAGCCTGTATTTCACCATGCTGAACCACAACAAGCGGTCGATCACGCTCGACACCAAGAACCCGAAGGGCAAGGAGGTGCTGACCGCGCTGATCCGCGCCTGCGACGTGCTGGTGGAGAATTTCGGCCCCGGTGTGCTCGACCGGATGGGTTTCACCTGGGAGAAGATCCAGGAGATCAACCCGCGGATGATCGTGGCCTCGATCAAGGGCTTCGGTCCGGGACCGTATGAAGACTGCAAGGTGTACGAGAACGTCGCGCAATGCACCGGCGGCGCCGCCTCGACCACCGGATTCCGCGACGGCGTGCCGCTGGTCACCGGCGCGCAGATCGGCGACAGCGGCACCGGCCTGCATCTTGCGCTCGGTATCGTCACCGCGCTGTATCAGCGCCACCACACCGGCCGCGGCCAGCGCGTCACCGCGGCGATGCAGGACGGCGTGCTGAATCTGTGCCGCGTCAAGCTGCGCGATCAGCAGCGCCTCGCCCACGGCCCGCTGAAGGAATACAGCCAGTTTGGAGAAGGCATCGAATTCGGTGAAGCGGTGCCGCGCGCCGGCAACGATTCCGGCGGCGGCCAGCCCGGCCGCATCCTCAAATGCAAGGGCTGGGAGCAGGACCCCAACGCCTACATCTACGTCATCACCCAGGCTCCGGTGTGGGAGAAGATCTGCGACGTGATCGGCGAGACCGGCTGGAAGACGCATCCGGACTACGCCACGCCGCCGGCGCGGCTGTCGCGGCTGAACGAGATCTTCGCCCGGATCGAGCAATGGACCATGACCAGGACCAAGTTCGAGGCCATGGAGATCCTCAACGCCGACGACATTCCCTGCGGCCCGATCCTGTCGATGAAGGAACTCGCCGAGGATCAGTCGCTGCGGGCCACGGGCACCATCGTCGAGGTCGATCACCCGGCCCGCGGCAAGTATCTGTCGGTCGGCAACCCGATCAAGCTGTCGGACTCCCCCACCGAGGTGAAGCGCTCGCCGCTGCTCGGCGAACATACCGACGAAATCCTGCGCGAAGTCCTCGGCTACAGTGACGCCCACCTTGCCGAGATTCACCAATCCGGCGCCACTGCTCCGCCGCAAAAGCGCGCCGCGGAGTAA
- the pqqD gene encoding pyrroloquinoline quinone biosynthesis peptide chaperone PqqD, with protein MAPRRISVSEASRPVLPRHARLKFDDTRQRWVILAPERVLAPDEIAVEILQLCDGARDVAAIIDALAAKYTAGRAEIGRDVVAMLQDLADKGFLTEARETAP; from the coding sequence ATGGCGCCGCGCCGCATTAGCGTCAGCGAAGCCAGCCGTCCGGTGCTGCCGCGCCACGCCCGGCTGAAGTTCGACGACACAAGGCAGCGCTGGGTGATCCTGGCGCCGGAGCGGGTGCTGGCGCCGGACGAGATCGCGGTCGAAATCCTCCAGCTCTGCGACGGCGCGCGCGATGTGGCGGCGATCATCGATGCGCTGGCGGCGAAGTACACCGCGGGCCGCGCCGAGATCGGCCGCGACGTGGTGGCGATGCTGCAGGATCTCGCCGACAAAGGCTTTCTCACCGAGGCGCGGGAGACCGCGCCGTGA
- the pqqB gene encoding pyrroloquinoline quinone biosynthesis protein PqqB yields MLRVIVLGAAAGGGVPQWNCGCPGCRAAFADAELRRTQASVAVSSDGEHWFLINASPDLRQQIIATPQLHPRAGALRHSPIAGVILTNGEVDAVAGLLSMREGSPFTIYAHAKVLAILKANSIFNVLNEKLVARQPIAIDQPIALRLPDGVPSGLEVSAFAVPGKGAWYLEGQTHPGGADGEGDTLGLSIIDTASDQTIHVLTACARVTDELKARLAGAPLVLFDGTVWRDDELIAAGLGTKTGQAMGHIAMAGDHGAIAALSELGIAEKLFVHVNNSNPALLAHSTERRQLETAGWQIPADGTEVTL; encoded by the coding sequence ATGCTGCGGGTGATCGTTCTCGGCGCCGCAGCCGGCGGCGGGGTGCCGCAGTGGAATTGCGGTTGCCCGGGCTGTCGTGCGGCCTTCGCCGATGCCGAACTTCGCCGCACCCAAGCGTCGGTGGCGGTCAGCAGTGATGGCGAACACTGGTTCCTGATCAACGCGTCCCCCGACCTGCGCCAGCAGATCATCGCGACACCGCAACTGCATCCGCGCGCAGGCGCGTTGCGGCACAGCCCGATCGCCGGCGTGATCCTGACCAATGGCGAGGTCGATGCCGTCGCCGGCCTGCTGTCGATGCGCGAAGGCTCGCCGTTCACGATCTACGCCCATGCCAAGGTGTTGGCGATCCTGAAGGCCAACAGTATCTTCAACGTACTGAATGAAAAGCTGGTGGCGCGGCAGCCGATCGCGATCGACCAGCCAATCGCGCTACGTCTGCCGGACGGTGTGCCGTCCGGCCTGGAGGTGAGCGCCTTTGCGGTGCCCGGCAAGGGCGCGTGGTATCTCGAAGGACAGACCCATCCCGGCGGCGCGGACGGTGAGGGCGACACGCTCGGGCTGAGCATCATCGACACCGCGAGCGACCAGACGATCCATGTGCTGACCGCGTGCGCGCGCGTCACCGACGAGCTCAAAGCACGGCTCGCCGGCGCGCCGCTGGTGCTGTTCGATGGCACGGTGTGGCGCGACGACGAACTGATCGCCGCCGGCCTCGGCACCAAAACCGGACAGGCGATGGGACATATCGCGATGGCAGGTGACCACGGCGCGATCGCCGCGCTGTCGGAGCTCGGCATCGCCGAGAAGCTGTTCGTTCACGTCAACAATTCCAACCCGGCGCTTCTGGCCCACTCGACCGAGCGCCGGCAGCTCGAAACGGCCGGCTGGCAGATCCCGGCGGACGGCACGGAGGTGACGCTGTGA
- a CDS encoding GntR family transcriptional regulator, with translation MTARTRPAPRESSAEPELGIVRLAPETSFKTKAYGALKQAILKMDIYTTPEPVMLDERALSDKLGVSRTPIREAIAMLEQEGLVKAVPRRGIVVVRRTKAEIVDMIRAWAALESMAARLITIVARKRDIAALRDVFKEFGPDRLPQDHIDEYSRANIVFHQTLISLSESPVLVDMTGDILIHVRGYRQLTIGRKERIAASLPEHLAMIEALEARDTELAEKLARDHTLRLAAYVETHGQELFA, from the coding sequence ATGACCGCACGCACCCGCCCCGCGCCGCGCGAGTCGTCAGCCGAACCCGAGCTCGGCATCGTGCGGCTGGCGCCGGAGACCAGCTTCAAGACCAAGGCCTACGGGGCGCTGAAGCAGGCGATCCTGAAGATGGACATCTACACCACGCCCGAGCCGGTGATGCTCGACGAGCGCGCGCTGTCGGACAAGCTCGGCGTCAGCCGCACGCCGATCCGCGAAGCGATCGCGATGCTCGAACAGGAAGGGCTGGTCAAGGCGGTGCCGCGGCGGGGCATCGTCGTGGTGCGCCGGACCAAGGCGGAGATCGTCGACATGATCCGCGCCTGGGCGGCGCTGGAGAGCATGGCGGCGCGGCTGATTACCATCGTGGCGCGCAAGCGCGACATCGCGGCGCTGCGCGACGTGTTCAAGGAGTTCGGCCCCGACCGGCTGCCGCAGGATCACATCGACGAGTATTCGCGCGCCAACATCGTGTTCCACCAGACGCTGATTTCGCTGAGCGAGTCGCCGGTGCTGGTCGACATGACGGGCGACATCCTGATCCACGTCCGCGGCTATCGCCAGCTCACCATCGGCCGCAAGGAGCGCATCGCCGCCTCCCTGCCCGAGCATCTGGCGATGATCGAAGCGCTGGAAGCACGCGACACCGAACTCGCCGAGAAGCTGGCGCGCGATCACACGCTGCGGCTGGCCGCCTACGTCGAGACTCACGGCCAGGAGCTGTTCGCCTGA
- the pqqC gene encoding pyrroloquinoline-quinone synthase PqqC translates to MNAMTAFSLNGAAPLANADELEAALRQIGAARYHNLHPFHRLLHGGKLNKGQVQAWALNRYYYQSSIPIKDAVVISRFRDRATRVEWRHRIEDHDGDLGSEGGIERWLKLTEGLGLDSAYVESTQGILPATRFAVDAYVHFVRDRTPLEAIASSLTELFAPNLHEERIAGMLAHYDFVNPEIMSYFKRRLEQAPRDADFALRYVKQHATTPAEREAVCNALIFKTNVLWAQLDALHHAYVDGHIPPGAFVPQGS, encoded by the coding sequence GTGAATGCGATGACCGCGTTTTCGCTGAACGGCGCCGCGCCGCTCGCCAATGCCGATGAGCTCGAAGCGGCGCTACGCCAGATCGGTGCCGCGCGCTATCACAATCTGCATCCGTTTCATCGCCTGCTGCATGGCGGCAAGCTCAACAAAGGCCAGGTGCAGGCCTGGGCGCTGAACCGCTACTATTATCAGAGCTCGATCCCGATCAAGGACGCGGTGGTGATCTCGCGGTTTCGCGATCGGGCCACCCGCGTCGAGTGGCGGCACCGGATCGAGGATCACGACGGCGATCTTGGTAGCGAAGGTGGTATCGAGCGCTGGCTGAAGCTGACCGAAGGGCTTGGCCTCGACAGCGCTTACGTCGAGTCGACCCAAGGTATTCTGCCGGCGACGCGGTTTGCGGTGGACGCCTATGTGCACTTCGTCCGCGACCGCACGCCACTGGAAGCGATCGCATCGTCGCTCACCGAATTGTTCGCGCCCAACCTGCACGAGGAGCGGATCGCCGGGATGCTGGCGCATTACGACTTCGTCAATCCAGAGATCATGAGCTACTTCAAGCGCCGGCTGGAGCAGGCGCCGCGCGACGCCGACTTTGCACTCCGCTACGTCAAGCAGCACGCCACCACCCCGGCCGAGCGCGAGGCGGTGTGCAACGCGCTGATCTTCAAGACCAACGTGCTGTGGGCGCAACTCGATGCGCTGCATCACGCTTATGTCGATGGCCACATCCCGCCCGGCGCCTTCGTGCCGCAAGGGTCTTGA
- a CDS encoding 2-dehydropantoate 2-reductase, whose translation MKICIYGAGAIGGYLGVQLAQSGAADVSLVARGAHLQAMRDDGLKLLIGGEERVVRPKATDKPAELGVQDFIVICLKAHSITGAIDAMKPLLGSHTRIVTAVNGVPYWYFHKHGGAAFEGRTLESIDPGGRQWNELGPERGIGCIVYPATEIEAPGVIRHVYGDKFPIGEPSGETTSDVENLSKVFEAAGLKAPILDRIRDEIWLKLWGNVCFNPISALTHATLDVIASDPATRALAKAMMLEAQAIAETFGVKFRVDVERRIDGARKVGAHKTSMLQDLERGRPMEIDPLVTVVQEMGRITNIPTPAIDSVLGLVIQRAKVAGLY comes from the coding sequence ATGAAAATCTGTATCTACGGCGCCGGCGCGATCGGCGGTTATCTCGGCGTTCAGCTCGCCCAGTCCGGTGCTGCCGATGTCAGCCTGGTGGCGCGCGGCGCGCATCTGCAGGCGATGCGGGACGACGGCCTGAAGCTGCTGATCGGCGGCGAGGAGCGCGTGGTTCGACCGAAGGCGACCGACAAGCCGGCAGAGCTCGGCGTGCAGGACTTCATCGTCATCTGCCTGAAGGCGCATTCGATCACCGGCGCGATCGATGCGATGAAGCCGCTGCTCGGCTCGCACACCCGCATCGTCACCGCGGTGAACGGCGTGCCGTATTGGTACTTTCACAAACACGGCGGCGCCGCATTCGAAGGCCGCACGCTGGAGAGCATCGATCCCGGCGGGCGGCAGTGGAACGAGCTCGGCCCCGAACGCGGCATCGGCTGCATCGTCTATCCGGCGACCGAGATCGAAGCGCCCGGCGTGATCCGCCACGTCTATGGCGACAAATTCCCGATCGGCGAGCCGTCGGGCGAGACCACTTCGGACGTCGAGAACCTGTCGAAAGTGTTCGAAGCCGCCGGGCTGAAGGCGCCGATCCTCGACCGCATCCGCGACGAGATCTGGCTGAAGCTGTGGGGCAATGTCTGCTTCAATCCGATCAGCGCCCTCACTCATGCGACGCTCGACGTCATCGCCTCCGATCCTGCGACCCGCGCGCTGGCGAAGGCGATGATGCTGGAGGCGCAAGCGATCGCCGAGACCTTCGGTGTCAAGTTCCGCGTCGACGTCGAACGCCGCATCGACGGCGCCCGCAAGGTCGGCGCGCACAAGACCTCGATGCTGCAGGACCTGGAACGCGGCCGGCCGATGGAGATCGATCCGCTCGTCACCGTGGTGCAGGAAATGGGCCGGATCACCAACATTCCGACGCCGGCGATCGACTCCGTACTCGGCCTCGTCATCCAGCGCGCCAAGGTGGCGGGGCTGTACTGA
- the pqqA gene encoding pyrroloquinoline quinone precursor peptide PqqA → MAWKKPEIVEIAVGMEINMYACAARK, encoded by the coding sequence ATGGCCTGGAAGAAACCGGAAATCGTCGAAATCGCGGTCGGCATGGAAATCAACATGTACGCCTGCGCGGCGCGCAAGTAA